A DNA window from Planifilum fulgidum contains the following coding sequences:
- a CDS encoding PRD domain-containing protein — MNGLKERFKILIEGGVVTPEAADIAQRAVERLTDRHGRFPAEQVNMFSTHLASALTRLARREEIDPPPKELFAEVEASSRFREAVGEVDWIERQWGKALPDAEKRYLIIHYISLLQKTEG; from the coding sequence GTGAATGGTTTGAAGGAACGATTCAAGATTTTGATCGAGGGCGGGGTGGTGACCCCCGAGGCGGCGGACATCGCGCAACGGGCGGTGGAGCGGCTGACGGACAGACACGGCCGCTTTCCGGCGGAACAAGTGAACATGTTTTCCACGCACCTCGCGTCCGCTTTGACGCGCCTTGCGCGCCGTGAGGAAATCGATCCGCCTCCGAAGGAATTGTTCGCGGAAGTGGAAGCGTCTTCACGGTTTCGGGAAGCGGTCGGAGAAGTCGATTGGATTGAGCGCCAGTGGGGCAAGGCTTTGCCGGATGCGGAAAAAAGGTATCTGATCATTCACTATATTTCCCTTTTGCAGAAAACGGAGGGGTGA
- a CDS encoding FAD-dependent oxidoreductase, protein MYDIAIVGAGPAGASAALFAAKAGKKTVVFDNDKSITKKAWIENHYGVMEITGPDLVETGKKQAAKFGAEIIEDTVVNIEKKGEGFAIETENKGTFEAKHVILATGLATDLAGKIGVEVKEGTEPRVPKVLKVDAEGKTNIEGIWAAGTCAGVSVHTIITAGDGAKVAINVISELNGERYVDHDILK, encoded by the coding sequence ATGTATGACATTGCAATCGTTGGAGCCGGACCTGCCGGAGCGAGTGCCGCACTGTTTGCCGCGAAGGCCGGAAAGAAAACGGTGGTTTTCGACAACGACAAGAGCATTACCAAGAAGGCTTGGATTGAGAACCATTACGGCGTGATGGAGATCACCGGCCCCGATTTGGTGGAGACGGGGAAAAAGCAGGCGGCCAAGTTCGGCGCCGAGATCATCGAAGATACGGTGGTCAACATCGAGAAGAAGGGCGAAGGTTTCGCGATCGAAACCGAGAACAAGGGGACCTTCGAAGCGAAGCACGTGATTTTGGCGACCGGACTGGCCACGGACCTGGCCGGCAAAATCGGCGTGGAGGTCAAGGAAGGAACGGAGCCGCGGGTTCCCAAGGTGCTCAAGGTGGATGCAGAGGGGAAAACCAATATCGAGGGGATCTGGGCTGCCGGAACCTGCGCCGGCGTGAGCGTTCACACCATCATCACGGCCGGCGACGGGGCCAAAGTGGCGATCAACGTGATCAGCGAATTGAACGGCGAGCGGTATGTGGACCACGACATTCTGAAATGA
- a CDS encoding DUF2620 domain-containing protein: protein MKIVIGGQVDKKEVEELVRKHGPEGVETMIRSDLEAAMAVKTGKADYYIGACHTGGGGALAMAIAVIGRDKCETVSMPGRKPDEEKIREAVRAGKKAFGFTADHKELAVPMIMKAIRELT from the coding sequence GTGAAGATTGTGATCGGCGGCCAGGTGGACAAGAAAGAGGTGGAGGAGCTGGTCCGAAAACACGGTCCGGAGGGGGTGGAGACGATGATCCGGTCGGATCTGGAGGCGGCGATGGCGGTGAAAACGGGCAAGGCCGATTATTACATCGGGGCTTGTCACACCGGCGGAGGCGGGGCGCTGGCCATGGCGATCGCCGTCATCGGCCGGGACAAATGCGAAACGGTCTCAATGCCGGGGCGCAAGCCCGATGAGGAGAAAATCCGCGAAGCGGTCCGGGCGGGGAAGAAAGCCTTCGGCTTCACCGCCGATCACAAGGAGCTGGCCGTCCCGATGATCATGAAGGCGATCCGGGAACTGACCTGA
- a CDS encoding b(o/a)3-type cytochrome-c oxidase subunit 1: MSTAATEKGETLAKHRYDERDRRLVLAHVGVSVGALLIGAIAGLLQVMERAGWIRLPAGINYYQMLTLHGVLLALVFTTFFIFGYLYAGLARTLDGRLVSSSRKWAWIGYGMMTLGTLLAAAHILMNEATVLYTFYPPLQASPWFYVGLALLVVGSWVASAVVIINYVHWRRRNRGESSPLFAYMALATVILWLHASLYVAIEVVVQLIPWSFGWVDRVNVPLSRTLFWWFGHALVYFWLLPAYIYWYVNIPQIIGGKILSGSLPRLTFILFLLFSIPVGFHHQLTDPGIQPFWKFLQVALTMAVVVPTLITAFSILGTFEMAGRARGAKGLFGWVKKLPWGDVRFFTPFMAMIIFILGGAGGIILASYQLNQLVHNTWFVTGHFHMTMASTVGLTYLAALYWMIPILRHRRLTPAINRLGIIQTVIWTVGMMLMSVTMHVVGLMGAPRRSSFSTYGGHEIVSSWMPHLQLISVGGILLFAAILLAVYILIHLWFFAPKTDRPAEFPIGVVYERASEPPRILERWSVWIGVSVVLSIIAYAVPLADMILHPAPGALPVRPW, encoded by the coding sequence ATGTCGACGGCCGCAACGGAGAAGGGGGAAACCCTGGCCAAGCACCGCTACGATGAGCGGGATCGGCGCCTGGTTCTGGCCCACGTCGGGGTGTCTGTGGGAGCGCTTTTGATCGGCGCCATCGCCGGATTGCTCCAGGTGATGGAACGGGCGGGCTGGATCCGGCTCCCCGCGGGGATCAATTATTATCAAATGTTGACGTTGCACGGAGTGCTTTTGGCCCTGGTCTTCACGACATTTTTCATTTTTGGCTACTTGTACGCGGGGCTTGCCCGCACCCTGGACGGTCGGTTGGTTTCCTCTTCCCGCAAATGGGCGTGGATCGGATATGGCATGATGACGCTCGGCACCCTGCTGGCCGCCGCGCACATTTTGATGAACGAGGCCACCGTCCTCTACACGTTTTATCCTCCCCTTCAGGCTTCCCCCTGGTTTTACGTGGGGCTGGCCCTTCTGGTCGTGGGCAGTTGGGTGGCTTCCGCCGTGGTCATCATCAATTACGTCCATTGGCGGCGCCGGAACAGGGGGGAAAGCTCTCCCCTCTTCGCCTATATGGCCCTGGCCACGGTCATCCTGTGGCTGCACGCCAGCCTGTATGTGGCGATCGAAGTGGTGGTCCAGCTGATTCCCTGGTCCTTCGGCTGGGTTGACCGCGTCAACGTCCCGCTCAGCCGCACGCTGTTCTGGTGGTTCGGACATGCGCTCGTCTATTTCTGGCTGTTGCCGGCGTACATCTACTGGTATGTGAACATTCCCCAGATCATCGGCGGCAAGATTCTCAGCGGCTCTCTCCCCCGTCTGACCTTTATTCTTTTCCTCCTGTTCTCCATTCCGGTGGGTTTTCACCACCAACTGACCGATCCGGGCATTCAACCGTTTTGGAAATTCCTTCAGGTGGCGCTGACGATGGCGGTGGTGGTGCCCACGTTGATTACCGCCTTTTCCATATTGGGCACCTTTGAGATGGCGGGACGGGCCAGGGGGGCAAAGGGGTTGTTCGGATGGGTGAAAAAGCTGCCCTGGGGGGATGTCCGGTTTTTCACGCCCTTCATGGCGATGATCATCTTTATTCTCGGCGGGGCGGGGGGCATCATCCTGGCGAGCTATCAGCTGAACCAGCTGGTGCACAATACGTGGTTCGTCACCGGCCACTTCCACATGACCATGGCATCCACCGTCGGGCTCACCTATCTCGCCGCCCTGTACTGGATGATTCCCATCCTGCGCCACCGGCGGTTGACGCCGGCCATCAACCGGTTGGGCATCATTCAGACCGTGATCTGGACGGTCGGCATGATGCTCATGTCGGTCACGATGCATGTCGTCGGACTGATGGGAGCGCCGCGGCGATCCAGTTTTTCCACCTACGGCGGGCACGAGATCGTGTCGAGCTGGATGCCCCACCTGCAGCTGATCAGTGTCGGCGGGATCCTTCTCTTTGCGGCCATTTTGCTGGCGGTTTACATCCTCATTCACCTGTGGTTTTTCGCGCCGAAAACGGATCGGCCGGCCGAGTTCCCGATCGGCGTGGTGTACGAGAGGGCGTCGGAGCCGCCGCGCATACTGGAACGCTGGTCGGTCTGGATCGGGGTGTCGGTCGTTCTCTCGATCATCGCCTACGCCGTGCCGCTGGCCGATATGATCCTCCATCCCGCTCCGGGCGCCCTCCCGGTGCGGCCCTGGTGA
- a CDS encoding YhfT family protein, producing MNMIIVALVGAVAAVLANRGIAVFNDGLRPIVPEHIEGRLSRRELALTAFAMGFGLVVGFGIPFTLTASIILIHSILLGTDIIGLATPNNRWGTPVAALLGGAYGAALLMGLEGFVKLFESLPVNVLDPMGEVGAPVVVMFMVFPALAVAFQFGVAKGVWTFLAAVLVRQLAVWLNESGLLTFQGTAVTLNQEGIALIVGMIFLFVFAVRQKSGEVSEGVDLAAVFSDRVSRIRKHVVYFMVMGGLISMATNLLIIAGDPISLNLLAKGQQTDAAIAALARAIGFIPLVASTAIATGVYGPVGFTLVFVVGLLAPNVWVAGIGGAIVIMIEVLLLSSIARLLDKYPGVRESGENIRTAMTRILEVALLIGGANAANAMAPGFGFFFIAGLYLLNEAAGRPIVRMAVGPVGAVAVGILANLLVFAGLMTPPQ from the coding sequence ATGAATATGATCATCGTTGCGCTGGTGGGGGCCGTGGCGGCCGTGTTGGCAAACCGGGGGATCGCCGTTTTCAACGACGGATTGCGGCCGATCGTGCCGGAACACATCGAAGGGCGCCTAAGCCGGCGGGAGCTGGCGCTGACGGCCTTCGCGATGGGGTTCGGTCTGGTGGTCGGATTCGGCATCCCCTTCACTTTGACCGCCAGCATCATCCTGATTCACAGCATTCTGCTGGGGACCGACATCATCGGCCTGGCGACGCCGAACAACCGGTGGGGAACCCCGGTGGCCGCCCTGCTCGGCGGGGCATACGGCGCGGCGCTGCTGATGGGACTGGAGGGGTTTGTCAAGCTGTTCGAAAGCCTTCCGGTTAACGTTCTGGATCCGATGGGGGAAGTCGGGGCTCCCGTGGTTGTCATGTTCATGGTGTTTCCCGCCTTGGCGGTGGCTTTCCAGTTTGGCGTGGCCAAAGGCGTCTGGACCTTTTTGGCCGCCGTCTTGGTGAGGCAGCTGGCGGTCTGGCTCAATGAAAGCGGCCTGCTGACCTTTCAGGGTACGGCCGTGACCTTGAACCAGGAAGGGATTGCGCTGATTGTCGGCATGATCTTTCTGTTTGTCTTCGCCGTCCGGCAGAAGTCCGGGGAAGTCAGCGAAGGGGTGGATCTGGCCGCCGTTTTCAGCGACCGGGTCAGCCGGATCCGGAAACATGTGGTCTATTTCATGGTGATGGGCGGATTGATCTCCATGGCGACCAATCTGCTGATCATCGCCGGCGATCCCATCTCCCTGAACCTGCTCGCCAAAGGGCAACAAACGGATGCGGCGATCGCGGCCCTGGCCCGGGCCATCGGATTCATCCCGCTGGTGGCCAGCACGGCCATCGCCACCGGGGTGTACGGACCGGTCGGATTTACGCTGGTGTTCGTCGTGGGTCTGTTGGCGCCCAATGTCTGGGTGGCGGGCATTGGCGGAGCGATCGTGATCATGATCGAAGTGTTGCTTTTAAGTTCGATCGCCCGCCTGCTGGATAAGTATCCGGGAGTGAGGGAGTCCGGCGAGAACATCCGCACCGCGATGACCCGCATTCTGGAGGTGGCTCTGCTGATCGGCGGCGCCAACGCCGCCAACGCGATGGCTCCCGGCTTCGGATTTTTCTTCATCGCGGGCCTTTATCTGCTGAACGAAGCGGCGGGGCGGCCGATCGTCCGCATGGCCGTCGGGCCGGTCGGCGCCGTCGCCGTCGGGATCCTCGCGAATCTGCTGGTCTTCGCCGGATTGATGACGCCGCCGCAATAA
- the yhfZ gene encoding GntR family transcriptional regulator YhfZ, translated as MALLDRMYTKNGLAAREIARRLLSVKPGERIPRISDFAGELSLGRGTVQGALRLLEEMGAIRLESRGHLGTFLSHKDDQALWEIAGMSHVVGVMPLPYSRKYEGLATGLVEAFREINVPFNLAFMRGSTHRIDALQSGRYDFAVVSGLAAELHKQQRPGLHIVKRLGPGSYVSGHEIFFADPGETTIRDGMRVGIDFTSADQYLLTSYECRGLDVELVEVNYMQLLDMLKEGKIDAAVWNKDELRYADRFGRGPFRSERARELSEKVSEAVLVVDQEKGKIVEQRLADLSVDRIRAVQEDVEQGRRFASY; from the coding sequence ATGGCGTTGTTGGATCGGATGTATACCAAAAACGGGTTGGCGGCGAGGGAGATCGCCCGTCGTCTCCTGTCCGTCAAGCCGGGTGAGCGCATTCCGAGGATCAGCGATTTCGCCGGTGAGCTTTCCCTGGGAAGGGGGACGGTGCAGGGGGCGCTGCGGCTGTTGGAGGAGATGGGCGCGATTCGGCTGGAGTCCCGGGGCCATTTGGGAACCTTCTTGAGTCACAAGGACGATCAGGCCCTGTGGGAAATCGCCGGGATGTCCCACGTGGTCGGGGTCATGCCCCTTCCTTATTCGCGCAAGTATGAGGGGCTGGCCACCGGTCTGGTGGAGGCCTTTCGGGAAATCAATGTCCCCTTTAATCTGGCCTTCATGCGCGGCTCAACCCATCGCATCGACGCCCTGCAATCGGGCCGATACGATTTTGCGGTGGTTTCCGGTTTGGCGGCGGAATTGCACAAACAGCAGCGTCCGGGATTGCACATCGTGAAGCGGTTGGGTCCCGGCTCCTACGTATCCGGTCACGAAATTTTCTTTGCCGATCCCGGCGAAACGACCATCCGCGACGGGATGCGCGTCGGCATCGATTTTACCTCGGCGGATCAATATCTCCTTACGTCCTATGAGTGCCGCGGTTTGGATGTGGAACTGGTCGAAGTGAACTACATGCAGCTGCTCGACATGCTGAAGGAAGGAAAAATCGATGCCGCCGTCTGGAACAAGGACGAGCTCCGGTACGCCGATCGGTTCGGACGCGGGCCGTTTCGGTCGGAAAGGGCCCGGGAACTTTCCGAGAAGGTGAGCGAGGCAGTTTTGGTTGTCGATCAGGAGAAGGGAAAGATCGTGGAACAGAGGCTGGCCGATCTTTCGGTGGACCGGATTCGGGCCGTACAGGAGGATGTGGAACAGGGCCGCCGTTTCGCCAGCTATTGA